CTAGAGAGTAGAGAATCCTCCATCCCTTTCTTGTGGCTTAGCGATTTCTAGACGCTAGCTAGCAACCAGCAGCAACTGAGGAGGAGGAATGCCAATGGCCAACGCACACGGTGGAAATTGCATGCTTTGCCTCGTCATTAGCAGAAGATGGAGATACGTACGTGATGTGGTTGGGCGACATGCCCATGAAGAAGACTGTGGTTCGGTTGGGGTCGATGTGGCGGTCCACCCACTTTGCCCACGTCTTGAGCACCTCCCGGTACGCCACCGGCCGGTCCACCAGGGCGTACTTGCTCCACCCTGCCGCCCCCTTGTTATTATTCCTCAGAGCACCACTTCCTTTTCTGAATAATGAATTTTATGCAAAATTGTTCAACGCGCCGCTTAATTTTATCAAAATGAAAAAAGCGGAAAAGACAACTTACAGGACTTTCATCTCGAAGGTGTTGAGCCACCAGATGTAGGTGTTGAAGACGAGGTAGTCGACGCCCTTCCAGTTGTTGGCGTGCTTGGCGATGGCGCGCCAGGCGATGACGCGGTCCATGACGCTGTGCACCTGCGGGTCGTCCGAGTTGGACTGCACCAGGAAGGGCGCCCAGTAGAACTCCACGGTGGCGTTGTACTCCTGCATGGCATGCATTTGATTAGATGCTGCCTGCTGCAAaccaagagcaagagcaagagcaTCATTTTTTGAAAGACGAGCAAGAGCATCATCATACATGGGCCGTGAAGACGTTGAGCGAGCCGTTGTTGACGAACTTTTGCAGCGTCTTGTGGCCCCGGGGCACGACGGACTGCACCAGGCACACCATGGACTCCCACTGGTTGCGGTTCAGCGAGTCACCCACGAACATGAGCCGCTTGTTCCGCAGCCGCTCCAGCAGCAGCGACGCGTCGAACCTGCACTTGTAGTATTGCTTGCAGCCATTATGCATACATACTAGATCAGTACTAGTTACTGTATTTATCGATGCAGTCATTcatttctttgtttatttaccTACCAACTGTAGTACTACCTCTTTACACTTactagggaaaattcgattcatgccaccacaactccgtgaaattgggtgtcatgttgaaaatcatgccactcaatggcatgattttcaacatgaaatccaatttcaagaaattggagtggcatggatccaactgacccttacTTTATTACTACGCACAACTACAGTACAAGTACTACAGGAGAGGAAAAGTGTCGGTGGGTTGGGTCACGAGACACGGTtcccgtgcagtcgcagcattCTATCTAGTGCTAATTCTGCGCTGGTATTGTATTGTTGACAACTACTGCGAGACTGGATGGATCTACTCGTGCGGCAGCAATAGCCCACTTGGTGCAGTGGAAGGTTGAAGTGGCAGGAGGAGGAGACTGGAGACGACGACGGACTGCCGGACACTGGAACTGGAGGAAGAACAAGTCCCCCACCCCAGTACAGTACCCCAGCACGGCACCAAGATTCCATCCATCCAATCGgagggcagggcagggcagggcagggcagggaGTTGAGCTGTTGAGCTCAATTTGGCTTGAAGAAGAATCAATCATCATGCCATGCCATTCCATTCATACGCGGACGCGTTTCGGATTTCGAATTTGGATTAGGATATCTTGTTGCGTGTTTATAGGGAATGAattgaagaagaacaagacatgATTATGAATGAAGAAAACAAACCGAAAAGAAAACCGTCAATCATCAATCGATGTGTCCGCTACTCCTAGCAAGCAATGGATTATACTATATAGAGAGATTCATCGATCAATGAGAGAAGAGAAGCCATGGAATGGAATCGGATTCATCAATACCTGGGCAGGTCGCATCCGTTGGGCTGCCACCTCCACTTCTGGTAGGAGTCATCGCGGCGGCCGTTGCGCATGCACGTCACCTGCTCCGTCAGGAACTCGCACTCCGACTCGCGGTACAGCGGCGACTGCTCCCCCGCCGCATCGAACGTCCACCGCCCCTGGTACAGGTCGCACCCCGCGGGCACTTGCTgcagctggtgctgctgcttctgcttggtcggcggctgctgcttctgcttctgcttctGAGTGGCGGCatccccatcctcctcctcatggtggtggtgcaggagcaggacccgcAGGTCCGGGGACCTCGCCCGCCCGGCGACCGCGACCAcgtcagcgccgccgctgctcttgACGACGTCCTCGTTGTAGAGGaagacggcgaggaggaagacggcgacgacgaggcccGCCAGCGAGAGCGGGGCGGTGGGCCTGCGCGAGGGCGGCTgcttggcggcggccggcgccgcagcgGACGCGGGCTTGCGGCGGTGCTGCATCGGACCTGTTGCTGTTGGGATCCAAGTCCAATTCGGATTCCGATCCCTTGGTTTGGTTTTTTTGAGGGAGGGGAATGGGTCTTGTGCTTGGTTGGCTTTTGCTGATGGATCCGACCCCCTCCTGCCTGCCTTTGTCGCCGAgagacaagagaaagaagaggcggcggcggcggcggcggcggcggccggggggaTGGAGACGGAGTCGTCGTCCTCCTAGCTTCCTTTGACTCCTCCTCCCAAGTCCTTCCCAACTAGCCGGCCGCGGCCTGTAGGGGTGGGATTGATTGCTAATTTAAAATTACTAAATTATTGGTTTTACTATTattaggatggcagcctcctgCTTGCCTCGCAGTTCCAAAATTAATTCAACACCATTTACGAACCTACGTTGTTATCACGAACTCTCCTAAcatttatttatctatttatgaTCATGATATGATATGATGAAACTCTTTCTGTTCTCTTTTCATAGTTCTATTTCAAAGATTTGAATGTTAACGAATGATAGTCCTATTTACCATTGGTATTGACCACGATGATAAATAGCACACCCGATAAAAATATTAGAGGACCAACtaaaaaatttgtgttgcaaTTATAATATATAATAGGTAATGTTAGTTTGTTTTCTTATTTTTGTCAATGTGAAATAGCACtacaaaaagagagagaacggagggagtatgcatCATGCTGGCCTCGTGTTCTGATTGATTGATccatatcatcatcatcatcatcatgacgGCATGATTATCGCACAatcatatactccctccgtctctaAATAAGTCTCTAAATAACTGTCGCTCTCGCTTTCCGAGAAATAACTTTGATTAGTTTTATATAAAAagatattaatatttatgatacataattaatatcattagatagatcttttaatctagtttttttaataaatttatttggagatacaaATGTTGTATATTTTTTCTACAAATCGAGTTGCACGTACACCGACAACTACACTTAAAAAGGGACAGAGAGAGCACATTCACGAATTGCTTGGCTTGCATTGCATTATTCTGTTGTGTTAGTTGCCTGGCCAGACaatgatttatttatttgatCTTGTATAGATGAATTAGAGTATGTTTGTCAGATCTCCAAAATCGGCTCCGGACGGAGCCCTGCAAAACAGGCCCCTGACACTTCCACAAGAACGCCCCTAGAGCCGGACCGCGCGCCATAGACGTTCAGCACCTACCAAAGACAGAAGTTTGTGTCCTAACTTTTAGAGAGATTGTGGACCGTCTGCCCCAGAGCCGGACTATCCACACTTAAACAATTAGCTCTCATTTGAACAACAAGTTAGTCATTTTTCAAAAGAAGTTAATCCTTATCCATGCAATGCAAATATTTAAGCGGAATaccattttttcttcttctccggtTTCGATTGGCGGACAAAAAAACATTACTTGCTTTAGATTTAGAgaaatagtagagatagagattatTATTATCCGCAGTGGCGGACTCAGGAATTGAAACTAGGGTAGTcctgaaaaaaattcaaaacacaATCCGGTATAACCTAATAGCACTTCGGCAACAATACGGTATATAACGATCAAATTTGCAATAACATAAGTAAAAATATTCCTGAATACATTCAATTCAACAAATTAGTTCAGAACTCGAATAACATACAATATAAAAAGTTGCAACATCAATAAAACCTTACATAAATAGAAGATTGCAATACTAATCTAGTCTAATGCTCCTGCCTTACGCTTCCTCATGGCCATGAAAGTATGGATTATGTCATCCTCACTTATGTTAGAGAAAATTCCACGCTCAATAAAAATGGGGTCTGTCTCGGTGTAAAGTGACTGATTTTTTGTTAGGCATAAGTCACTGTATTTTTTTCAGTAACTTATTTTTTGTTAGGCGTAAGTCACTGTTTTTTTTGattgactttttttttcttatgtgTAAGTCACTTCTTGGGCTACACAAAACTAGATTGGGTGCTGCAGTGGACTATTATTTGAACTGCTTTTGGTTAgctgttagtctctggtggggtcTTAATTGGCCTGTGGGCTCTATTGACTGTTGGTTTGGTATTGTGCCCGTTAACAATTCTTTGAACTATTTTGGACTAGCTATTGATCGgagatgaacttgtttttggaCTGTGAGCTCTCCAGGCTAGCCGTTGGTATGTGGTGGACTGGTTTTTGGACTATGAACTCTCTGTTGACTGTCTTAATCAACAAAAAAGCATAGAACAACTCTGAATCAAGTGAGTAGCCCCCAAAAAATATAGCTGGGCTTCACTTTGgggctgtttagttcccaaaatgaaaatttttggatgtcaaatcgactatttgaccagatgtcgggagggtttttcggatactaattaaaaaactaatttcagaactcacctggaaaccgtgagacgaatcttttgaggcctttgaccacatcattagcacatgtgggttactgtagcacttatggctaattatgcactaattaggttcaaaagattcgtctcgtcgtgtacattcaaactgtgcaattagttttattttttaactatatttaatactacaGCAGAGCAGAAACGTGTATTAACAACCTAATCCCCACATATGAACagccaaaataacaaaaatgtAATGTCACTATAAGTTAACTAAAAGTTATACAAACAAAACAGAAACAATTTTGTCTCAAGATAGAAGACCATGAACCACAATTGTTAGTGGATCTGGTTAGATAAAAGGCTTCCAAAAACCAAAAAAATGATAATTGACTAAAGAAAAAGATTCCAACAATGAAAATAACCACACTTAGTGGATCTGAACAGATTTGATTTCAATTCAGACTTAAATATTACACATATGGTTGCTTGCCAAAAATAGATAGTAGAATATCAGTTTGCAACTATATTTCAAAAGCAGGTCTTTTCCTCACCAACTCTGACATTATGCCATCCAAAATAACAGACCAATCAAACTACTATACAACTAAACTACTATCCGACTCAGTTGCAGGCCCTTGGGTGCTAGTTGGTATCATCATAGTAAGGCATCTTCACAACACTTTTCACTAACTCGAAGAAGAACTTGGTGTCACCAACAATGACATACCTAGCCCTCAATTCCTCAGCATCAACATGTTCAGGGCATAGAATGAATGCAAAGTTGCCATCTGGATCAACAACAACACAGTAATCTCGAACATTGCGAAACCCAACTAACCTCTCCAGAGCATGAACAGACCGCATCCAAAAATTAAATGCATTACATacataatttacacaaagaCAATTTGATGTAAACAGAGTACAAATGGACTATAAATTCAAAGTAAACATTAATTAACAGTATTGAACAAACTACAAATAAGCATACTAAATTGTAAAATGAACATTTCcataaaaagacaaaattcaTCACCTGAGTTCTCCTTCCCTCAACTGATCAACTCAAATCCTACAAATCCCAGAAAGTAATCAGATCTGGTCATATGAAACAAAAATAGTAAGCTACAACAGAAACTCCAAAAAGTTTATCATCCTCACTAGAGAGCCAATAATCAATAAAGCAAAACCAAATCTATAGTTAAATGAATAACGGCGGCCCATCTGGATTTCAAAGTGATGTATGTGTGAGAGATCAAAATCGGAAACTCTATATCAACAAGAATCCTCAGCCGATCACAGACAAAACTCGAGATCACCCACAATAACTCTAGAACAATAAATATGGAGTGAAGGATAGGAAGATGAGAGTAGTAGTATCGACAAAAACATTGTCATGTGACTTACTTTTGCTTATGTATAAGTTAGTGTCTTTTTTGCATAAAATGACTTATATATTATTTTCCCGTAAGTCACCCATCTTTCCTGTAGAGTGCTTGCCTCCGCATACAAGTCTTAATGTTCATATAGTGTGTGCCTGTCCCTAACAGGTCCGCTATATAATGTGTTGCACCCGTTAGATTTATTCGGGCTGCTATGAAGCATCTGTTGGCAACAGACCCAACAATAGTGTAAGGGCAATGCAGTTCATATATTTTTaatgaaaatttgaaaaataataaaCTGGCCAATTGTGGCCCAATCAGTCAGTACTAGGTACTATTGACACATagtatttttgaataaaaaacaAGCCTAAAGTTATGTCTGTGCATTCAAAgataaaatgaaataaaaaggaACACCAAGTAAAATTATACAATACATAGACACTACCATACTAGCTTGTCCAGCTCTAGAAGTCTAGGGCAGAAGTAGTTGGGACAGAAATGAAGTGACCACTCACCTTACTGTCACCGCAACACTAGTAGCACAACACAGGAAGGCCATGGCCAAGAATGACAACACCATCGGCCATGGTAGCACCGAGAAATGGAGCAGTCATATTAGACTATATCCGTACGAGCACCTATGGAAATAACAAGTAACAAAATTCAACATTTAATGATTAGTTTCTGGATATAAAAAAGCTAGACATGAGAAACCTCACCCACTAACTTGTGCACAAAAAACCTAGCATATTTACATTGATGAGTGCACATAAGtaacacacacgcatgcacATCATTTTTACCTAGATTTTCATATTTACAGTAATAAATGAGAAAAATATAGATCTCACATGCCTATCAAAATACCTGGACTTTCATATTTACAGTAACAAATGAGAAAATTATACTGAAAATCATATATGATTTTTACATGACAGAACTAATTTAGTCTTTTGAATTCATGGAATACCTAGATGTATATCCACAGCAAAGCCCTACAAGCAATATAATAGCAAATGTTACTCAAAAAGGGAAGTTATAGCGACCATAAAAAATTGTCTATTATTTAAGAAATCAGAATTCACATCACTAATAAGGCTCTGCAGTGCCAACGGTAAAACTTGAGATCCCTGGTTCCATAATATGTTAGTTATCCTATATGATTGTAAGGACTGATAACCATGGAAAGAGTGCACAAGCaatatgagtaatttatttagaaaaaataaagcacCAAAAATAACAATCAAACTGatgaagaaaataaaattattgCAATTACACAAAAGCATTTATGAAATTACAGCACAACATACTATAGTAATCTTTTCTCAGTTGGACTATAATTATTAATGCTACGACTTGAGAAGATTCTTTGTGTAGTAATATAAAGATTATTGCTAGCCAAGACATATACAGACTTAGTGAGTACCTTCGAAGTAAAACATGGACACAGACAACTTTGAAGAATCATAAAGGGGATAAACATTGTCTGAAAAAATTCCTATGAATACTAGAGACCAATGCCTCTCAATACAAATGGACAGCCAGTTCTGctattaatttttattttcacAAAGAAGACAAGAATAAGACCATGAGAGCATACAGAGCAAGTCGTGCATGATGGGCATACCAATGGTAGACTACCTTTATCCTGCCCCTTGGAAATGTGGAATTTCGTCAAACACCTGGCAAGCACAGCTGCTAGCTCCCAAACCAAAGACACAAGAGCGCTGCAACACTTGAAAAATAATGAATCTACTATACAGGTTGGCCATTATATCTCACAAATATAATATAGTGTGAAAATCAGTGTACAATAAAGGGTAACTTGTACTTTCATAAGACTGAAAAGCTCCCTGATTAATTCACAATTTTGATAATTAAACtagaaaaattatattattaaatgTGAGTGTAATTATAGTATAAGTTACTTATAGTTTTCTAGACATTGATCAGGAGTGCTAATTaaccaaaaacaaaactaaccaATCAGCAACCACAATGAAACTAAAACTGACCAAAAACAATACTGTATGTAAGACCGTACTACTCATTAACAAAAGTAAGTTAATATATCAAACTAATAATCCCCTAGCCTCTAAAAAATGCTTCTGTGGTAACCAAAATAGAAATGCAAAACTCTGAAACTAAAGTATGTGCAGAAAAAACTTTAAACTCAAAGTATGTTCATATAACATTAAAAAGCATACTAAATTCTAAGATGaatatttgcaaccaaagagAAGTTCTTCACCTGAGTTCTCCTAAACTCATCAACTCCATTCCTGCAATCCTAGAAAGTAACAGGTCAGGGAGAAACTAAAATACTTGGGTATATTTAGCATCTAAAATTCTAGTGAAGTATTGCTCACTATTATGTTTTATAGTAACAAACTACAGAATTACAACACTAAGGAGGGTGTATTTGCAGATTGAGTCCACAATAAATCTTAAGCTCTCAACTCACCAAACTAAAAGAGTAAGACACGCTAGTATTTTTGTTGCAACCACAGCTTTGGTATTATCTTGTTCTCTTACATATAGAACGGTAAAAGAATGCCTTAGTGGAAGATGCTAATGGCCATGATGGCCTCTAAAAACTAAGGATACATCCTGAGGAGAACAAG
This portion of the Panicum virgatum strain AP13 chromosome 2N, P.virgatum_v5, whole genome shotgun sequence genome encodes:
- the LOC120662257 gene encoding protein trichome birefringence-like 28; translation: MQHRRKPASAAAPAAAKQPPSRRPTAPLSLAGLVVAVFLLAVFLYNEDVVKSSGGADVVAVAGRARSPDLRVLLLHHHHEEEDGDAATQKQKQKQQPPTKQKQQHQLQQVPAGCDLYQGRWTFDAAGEQSPLYRESECEFLTEQVTCMRNGRRDDSYQKWRWQPNGCDLPRFDASLLLERLRNKRLMFVGDSLNRNQWESMVCLVQSVVPRGHKTLQKFVNNGSLNVFTAHEYNATVEFYWAPFLVQSNSDDPQVHSVMDRVIAWRAIAKHANNWKGVDYLVFNTYIWWLNTFEMKVLKGSGALRNNNKGAAGWSKYALVDRPVAYREVLKTWAKWVDRHIDPNRTTVFFMGMSPNHITPWAWGNDGGIKCAMETQPIVNRTAPLNIGTDWRLHGVARGVLARYLHRVPVHFVDVTGLSELRKDAHTSVHTLRQGKLLTPEQQADPKTYADCIHWCLPGLPDTWNHFIYAQIVSSSSDASSLASS